The sequence CGAGGCAGAGCCGGTGGATCCGGTCTGAGCGAGAACGGGCACAAGGAGTGCGAGGACTGGAATGAGCGAGAACATGCTGTATGATGAGGCTGAGGTAGACTGTTCGCAAGACGGCAGAGAATCAGTGTTGAATCCACGATGACCGAACAGGCGAAGGTCGCTGAAATGCGATGGGAATGCCGATCGCGTGGAGGATAGTAGGCAAGGATGAAAGGACGGTGATTGTCCCTCTGTTGACAAAGGAGACGGTTCTCTGACAAATGCACTTACCTTGATGTCGTGAACGTAGAGAGCGTGTTTGTCAATGTGAGATTATGAACGTTCTAGATGCAAAATAAGCAAGGAGATCAGAAATgcgggaagaaggaatgtgaagaagggaaaacACAAAAAGAGAGAGTCAACAAGCTtgttcatctcctctctcctgtGCTGTGCAACCTGGTTTACGTTTACGGTGGTGCTTGAAACGAGGTTTGGGCCCGTGCGGGGGAGAATTCATTTCTGTTTTTATTGTTATTTTTTGGAATTGAGGTCAGTCGCGTCATTCCGTGGTTGCAGCACGGACCGCCGGTCTCTTGGCTGGTGAACAGACACGTGGTACATGTATTCCGCCGTGTTGGGCCCGTCTGAAAAATGCCGTGGGGTTATTTACAATGTGGCAGCTACTTTTCTGACAATCGCGAGGTCCTGCAGGTGGATTCGGTTGTCGGGAATGGgagtgggaatgggaataCGAGTGGACGGGTGTGACTTGTCGGGACGGGGCAGAGTTGTGATGACAACAGTGGtttctctttctcatcAGCTCAGTAGCTCAATCAAAACAGTGTACAGTCCGCAAAAGACATCTCCAATGTGAGCTCATCAGTTGTCCAATTATAGCCTCTGCATGAGCATAGGTTAGCTGACTTCGACTTGACGATAGCCGTCCCCTTTACCCTCTCACTCCCCACATTCAAAATGTCATCCCCTTCTGGCAACTCGGAGCTCGAGTACCTCAAGACCTTGGTCTCTCAGGTGGGTCAAGCGGTCGGAAAGGTGATTCTAGTGCTGATGGAACTGGTTCCCTGCACTGTCGCCTCTCTTTCTGCTTCATGACCTTCCTCCGTACCACGACAACACTCAACGACTGCTCTCGTCATTTACTTTGATCACCCgtatcatcgtcctcacctctcccttctgTTTCGGACCCGACTTTCACAGCTCAACGACAAAATCACCCAGCTCGAGAACAAGTCCTCCTCCACGGTCTCCTCCGCCGTGGAAACTGCCAAATCCGCCGTCGGACTCGGCGCcgcctcttctccagctgGTAAAGCTCCCCGACTGGTCCTCATCGGTCCCCCGGGTGCCGGTAAAGGTACCCAAGCACCCAACATCTCTTCGAAATACTGCATCTGTCATCTGGCCACGGGAGACATGTTGAGATCTCAGGTCTCGAGACAGACAGATTTGGGCAAGGccgcgaagaagatcatggACCAGGGCGGTTTGGTCAGTGATGAGATCATGGTCGGTatgatcaaggaggaatTGACAAAGAACGCAGAGTGCAAGaatgggtgagtcggtcGGATTTACCTTGAATATCAATGAGGGAGCGAGAAGGTGTGAGGCGAGGTGCGCGTGGGCGTGGGcgtggtggagatgagtCGGACGATTGTTGTCGGCTTTAGATCACCGCTACGACCTCTGTCCCCTGATGTACCTCGCCTGTCACCAAGTCACCATATTCCAAAACGCCACATGCAATGCTGACCCCCTTGTccagcttcatcctcgacgGTTTCCCCCGTACCGTTCCTCAAGCGTCCAAGCTCGACGCCATGCTTGCCGAGAACAAACAGGCCATTGACAACGCCATCGAGCTCAAGATCCCGGACGCTTTGCTCATCTCCCGAATCACCGGTCGATTGGTTCACCCTGCCAGTGGAAGGAGTTACCACCGAGAGTGTGAGTCACGGGGAATCCGGGTGCTGATCGCCAAGATccgacgagatgagacTGATATGATTTTCACCTCATTCTCCTATTGAAACTCTtccgacaccgacacctTGTGACACTGTTGATCGTATCCGATTTTCCCTTTTTGCCGACTTCTCAGTCAACCCCCCTAAAAAGCCCATGACAGACGATCAAACCGGTGAACCACTCATCCAACGATCGGACGACAACGTCCAAACTCTCAAGAAACGATTGGAGACATATCACGCTCAGACAGGACCCGTCGTCGATTACTACAAGAAGACAGGAATCTGGACACCCGTCGATGCTGCTCAGAGCCCTAAGTTGGTGTGGGCAAGTATCAGTAAAATCTTGGAGAGCTCGAAATAGGGTTTAGTTAGGAGCGTTATACTAAAATCATAGAGGTGATTTCTGGATGTGAAAGGGAAGCGAAGGGGAATAAAAGCATGATTTGAGTATGCATTTGCATGGGACGGGATCGGGTTTTGATCATGCAGTCAAGGATGAATTTTCTGACGCATTGCGACTGATATCGCTTTTGACGTCGCAAGCGAGAGCAGGAAAGTCAAGTTCTACGTCAACCACCAGAAGAGACTAAGAGACTGTCCTGGATGTGCGCCCCTATCGAAGTCGCTCGCTTGAACTGATCCGATTGATTGGCGTTCCTTGCTGCACAATTTCAGATCGTGTCCGGCGAAGGGGTGGTATCTTGCTTGGCAACAACAGGACAAACtgctcatcttccccttcacaATCGTTCAAGCAGTCTTTGCATTTCTGTGCATCCTCTTTTTGAAGACTTTGGACACAACATATCTAACTAGCAGGGATCGAACGTGTGCATTTGATCCTGAGATTGTGGGATGAAGAAAGATTGGGCGGaagaaagtgagtgaaggACTGAcgtcgaaggggaagggttGTGTCGACGATATGATACGATCTTGGGCGCTTAAGTAGCAATGGCACACTAAACAAATGTGtattgtcagcttcgagtTATGAGTGATACGCATATATATGAAGCTAGACTAACAGTGTAGTCGACGGTAGAGTTGGTGTTGAGGATCAAAGCAACGATCAAACCGTAAAGGCCCAAGACTTCGGCGAAAATGAGGATAAGAATCTGCGAATTGTGAGATATCAATGGTCAGGAGTGCCGCCAAGTCTAGTGGAAACAGGCGAGATTTGTGACTGACCATACCGACGAACAACCTTGGCTGTTGGGCAGTACCCCTGACACCAGCATCTCCGACGATTCCAATCGCGAAACCGGCCGCAAGACCGGCAAGACCAACGGAAAGACCAGCACCGAGCTGGATGAAGCCGGTGTAGAGGGGCATAGGCGAAGCCACTGTATTGTAAAGTGAGGATTCAGCTTTTTTCTCGTCTCGTAATACAGATGGCAGCTTACAGTTACCAGAGATAAGGACAGATACGACGAGACCGTACTATTGACGGAAGAAACGATGATCAGCCAAGCTCTGGACATAGGAATTGTGTGTCGGCCCAAGCCTGTGAGCAGGAAAGTCTGAACTTACAATACCAATGATACCAGCCATGACGACGGGAATAGAACACTTCATCATGAGATCGGGTCGGAGGACGGCCATGGCAGAGATTCCAACACCAGACTTAGCAGTACCGTAACTGTGGCGTGAACATAGTGATTAGCCATGATCGTCCAAAAATTCGAGAGCTAGATCGCCGATGATAGATTGTGGTGTGGAAGCAATCAATAATGTCATAAGGGAGTCTATCATCTGGTAGGCTTCGCGCCGGGCGTGAGAAAGACGACTCACGCAGCACCGATACAGGTGAAGACGATCGCACTAGTACATCCCATAGCACCGAAGAACGGGGCGTAGACGGGGCAAAGCTCGGCAACTGTTGACATTCTGGTTGTGACGTTGGTGGAGGGAGTGTGAACGGGTGGGTATGTAGCTGCGACACAGACAAAGATAGGGGTCAGCCTATGATGAGTTAAAGCCAGTAAAGGCAGATGTTACACCCGCAGAGCCAGGAGATGAGCGGCGGCGAAGGCAAAGCCGAGATTGAGCTTGGCTTGAGATCGAGAGCAACGGTGGGAGTCGTCGTTGAAATAAAGGGGTAGAAGGGGAGGCTGACGGTCGAGGACTCACATGTACTTGTCGGGATATGCTACCTCGATGAAGCTTGTGTCTTGACGCTGAACAGAAGAAAGGtagatggagatggagggtGATTGACCCGCCCAGCGCCGATGACAAGGCGTTGGGTTGGTACCATCCCAGAGGGGGGTCCTCAACCATCATCGGCGTCGAGCGGAGTTATCGAGATTGTGGcacttcatctccttgcgTCAGGAATCAGAGATGGAGGTTGTCCACCTGGAGTTGAGTGTTCCTTCAGACAATGTActgtactcgtactgtcTGTCATATGCATGGTGAGATAGGTCAAACatcatgtcatcatcacaacTGAGGACTAAAAGACCTCgttccatctcatcttcttccatctcctctgccccTTCCCTAGCTTCTACTTCGACCGATGACAAATCCGAATCTGATTTCGACTCTCAACCCATCAAATACCACAGAGCACCCTCACCGACCCACAAACCATACTCGTGTACGCTCCCACCGACATGTTCGCAACCTGGAACATCGACGAGCTACACTACTGAGGCACAGCTGGCAAGACATCAAGACACTTTCCATAGATGGATCTGTAGAGTTCCTATAAGGGATCGAGAGGGTGAGAATCGACTTCGTAATAACCAGAAAGGACTCTCGCcaaaagggaaagggaaagaggaagcagaTACAGGAAAggaagcagagaagagTATGATGGTGCTGGTACCCGAGGGATTTGTGGGTGGTAGAGGACATaggagatggaaagaaTGTTTGAAGGTCTTTCCAGATGAGAGATTACTTgatctggtgagtgaggggGCCTGATCTAGCCATTCTTCTGATCTCTATAGAGTCGTCGTCAATTCGTGCCTACGTTATCTGACATATTCCAATCAGCATTATACAGAAACACACGATCCAATTGCTCGTGAAAGGGGGGCAAACGGAGAGAAAATCGTGAGCGCTCTCGCCTCCAATCGCGACACGCATTGCAACTCGGTTGAACAATCTTGCTCTGGCGGCTGATTGTGTCCTCCTGCTTCAGTTCCAATGCTTTTTACTTCCCGGACAATGCGGCAAGAATTTTCTGGATCCAAAACGACGGCGTCGTCACATGATAGATAAACACAGTAAgtctgatcatcttcgtccttctttctACGCACTCGAGCTATGTGTGTCCGGTGGTCCGAATACACAgcttgatctcatctttTGAGGTAGTCGACTGAGTTGTGCGATATTGAGCAGAATATCCACGACAGTATTTCTTCGCCATCACGAACCATGGAGTGAGTTCTTGACCCTGTTCAAAGGGTGGCAAGGTTACGtgaccaagctgactgCAATATACGCTTGTAGCTCAACGATATTGTCCGTCAAGATGGACTGGCGATAAGTCTCATTCGTCCCCGGAAGGAGTTCTCATCGCAGGCAGCACAAGCGCCGAAGCTCATGGAAGAGGCGCGGACCTCAGATCAGTCGGCAACCGTGGGACAAGTGATACCGGCTCTAGACGAAATGGATACGAACAATCCCCCAATTGCGATCGCAAAGGCACCCGATGTGGATATGGATGATCTGGTAACTCAAATGGCAAGTAGCCTGACTTTCGTGCCGAGAGGAGTGAGGAAGGCCGCAAAGGCGAaacagaaggagaagatggaacTGGTGACGGACTAATGGAGATAACGAACCAGACGAAACGAATTTGAACGACAAAGACATGTTGTATCGCCACAGTCAGCGGAATGACATGAACACATCGTTGCCGTGATCCTTTCGATTCGATCCCATCGCAAACAAGACCAAGGATTGTCAAGCGGTGTCACGTATGCTAACACAAATCAACGCATGCATTCGAGATATTTGTATCAAAGCGACGACTGACATCACGAGGGGACATTGCTGAAATCGACGAAGTGGAACAGAAACAAGGAACAGTATGAATCGACTGAACGCCTTCAATCACTTTTGCACCGGATTCAGTCATTTTTAGTCTCTGGGATAGCGCCAAGATGGGTAGTACGCTTGTCTGCGGACGGGATTGTGACCTCCAAGGCCACCGCCGCGTACGCTGTTTCGGATTGCGGCTATAAGCGACGAACCAACTCAGCGAACTATATCCCCACGGCAGATTCAAGTGTTGAATTGGATCAGCTTACTTCGTTGCCGTAGGCGATGTATGTGTTCTTGACAGAAGCCGCTCGTGGGAAAGTGACCCAGACCAGATCTTTCCTTTGGGTCACGGGGAACTCATCAAGTGAACATTCTCCAAAGTATTCGCCCTCTAGAGCGACGAATGAGTCGCCGAGGATGATCTCAGGTTGATAAGTGAAATCTTTGGCTTCGGACGTCTGTGAGACACACAAATCCATCAATCTGTCGTGCCACGCTCATCAATTGCCCGCACacagtcactcaccttgttctGTTTCTCCGACCTGGACCCGTACTCGTACTCGAGACCAAATCCCAAATCGTGCTTGTCGTAGATGGCAAGCCACTGCCGCTCCAACCCAAATTTCTCGACCACTTTCCACAGGATCGCATCGCCTGCTTTCAATCTGCTAGGGAGGAGCGTCTCGAAATCCCGCAGTGAATCGTCTTGGCCCAATGGATAGCCATGAGCGAGTCCGATGGCCAGCGATCCGCCTTCAGGCAGGAACGAAacatcgtcgatcaaggTTCGGAGACAGCGTCTCATCGGTTCCAAACGAGTATCGAGGATAGTtttgtccttcttcatgCTAAGCTCTCTAGATATATAGATGTCATATGCGATGGTGATTCGTATACCGGACTTGACAGGAAGGACTTCATGTTCACAGtctgagaagaggaagccCCAGGCGATGGAATCTTTGACTTGATTGGCCCAGTCAAAGGTGGTCGTGATACCGTTCTGGCGGATTACGAGCTCGCCACCCTCGAAAGGTGACGGAAGACAGAGCATCAGAGTACCAATGTGGTCTTTACCGAGCGGTGTGCTGACCGTAGCGTCATAGCATTAGCGTCATTTTCATTTTCCTCTGGCCGCCACTGCACCACTTACTCCTTGTGAGCCTTGAAGAATCCCCCTGGACCGTACGCATTGAGCTTGTTGACTCTCGCCTCGAGGCGAACTTCGTAGTCGAGCTTCTCAGCAAGGAGGGGCAGGAATGCCGAGGCAGAGAGTAAGTCGTAAGTCAGAGCGAAATGAGGAGGTTTGAGTTCCCGAGCTTGACGATAAGCATCGTCATAGACCAGATCTTTGCCCCTTCCGAAAGGGGATGGTTCTCCAGCATCGTAGATTTCTTTGGCGGTCTCGTTGGTGAGTGGTAACTTGAAAGCCCTGGATGACAGTCAGGTCAGGAAGTTGCCCAATGAAACGTGTAGGAGGAACTCACTGGGGTGCACCGACAGCATCACCATCCTTCATAGCCTGGCAAAACAACGCAATCTTATTGAAATCGACAGCGGAAGCTGGGAAGCTTCCACTACAGGCAAAAGCCTGGCTTTCGTCAATCTGTTGAAAGGCTTCCTTCAACTCCTTGACCCTTGCGATCTCGTGATCGTTGAGAAGACGTCGGTCCTTGTCAACGCGGTCTTGTTTTCTAGCGTACATTGTGGCTATGAAACGATGTGCAGGACAGGAATTTCCAAATGACGTTTCAGTTGGTTTTGGATGGAAGAAAAGAAGTGGAACGAAAAGCGGATGGCCGTTTGCCTTTTATATGCAGAAAGGTGAAGGTTGGGATCGATTGTGTGTTGCGTATGAATGTTGACTCAACTGGAATGGAATCAGACCCACGTCAATCGTTTTCACTTGCGTCACACAAGGTAATACAAACACGTTTCACAGTCTGGAGATAGAACAGCGTCCACACAACTATGACGCACCCCTCATGAAGATACAGTAGCAACCAATACCCTTTCTTCAGATATGTTACAACATTCCACCAGTTCAATTCTTGATGGTTGACACGACACAGTCATGACGCAGCTCGTTCCCACAAACTTTGTTCCTACAAACGACTCATCcctgtcagcttgactcGTAACTCATTCACATACAAACGATatttgactcaccttcttccgtTCCTACCCGGTTACACGCGACGAAAATGACCTCCTTCCCAGCTGATGGATCCGCCTCTTCCGGAGACTGCGAAGTGTAGCTAGGTGTAGGGTCATGTAATGGTTGTAGTCTTGCTGCCCAGTAATTTAGGTTAGATTCGGAAGGAGCTTCgggatcttcttctggaGCCTCATT is a genomic window of Kwoniella newhampshirensis strain CBS 13917 chromosome 13, whole genome shotgun sequence containing:
- a CDS encoding adenylate kinase — encoded protein: MSSPSGNSELEYLKTLVSQLNDKITQLENKSSSTVSSAVETAKSAVGLGAASSPAGKAPRLVLIGPPGAGKGTQAPNISSKYCICHLATGDMLRSQVSRQTDLGKAAKKIMDQGGLVSDEIMVGMIKEELTKNAECKNGFILDGFPRTVPQASKLDAMLAENKQAIDNAIELKIPDALLISRITGRLVHPASGRSYHREFNPPKKPMTDDQTGEPLIQRSDDNVQTLKKRLETYHAQTGPVVDYYKKTGIWTPVDAAQSPKLVWASISKILESSK
- a CDS encoding V-type proton ATPase proteolipid subunit; this translates as MSTVAELCPVYAPFFGAMGCTSAIVFTCIGAAYGTAKSGVGISAMAVLRPDLMMKCSIPVVMAGIIGIYGLVVSVLISGNLASPMPLYTGFIQLGAGLSVGLAGLAAGFAIGIVGDAGVRGTAQQPRLFVGMILILIFAEVLGLYGLIVALILNTNSTVDYTCAIAT